The genomic segment TAGTGACTATAAAATATGTATAATATCCAATGGCTGAAAGTTTCAAAAGGATGGCATGTTGAATATTCTTGTCTGAAAGAACACACGGCtgaaagctttttttttttaaagcttgTCACTTGCCTGTGCCTCATCCGCCCCTATAACCCTCTTCCAGAACCAGTGCTCGCCCCACACCTTCTCGATCTGTTCAATGGGTATCCCCTTGGTCTCCGGCAAGAAGAGGTACACGAAAGCCGTCATCGCCGCGATCCACCcggcgaagaagaagaacaaccaTGCCTTCATCTGGCACAGCACGGGGAGGAAGAactgagcgatcaagatggtgAACACGAAGCCTGACGCCACCGTGACGCTCTGCCCGGCCGACCGGACCTCCAAGGGGAAGATCTCGCTGGGCACCAGCCAGCTCAGTGGGCCCCAGGACCAGCCGAAGCCGGTGGAGTAGACGCCGATGagcacgaggaggatgagcgcGTACGTCTTGCTGAGCCCGCCCTCGTCGCCGAGCTTCGCGGCCATGATGGCGCTGATGAGCACCTCGGAGACGAGCATCTGCACgccgccgacgaggaggagcgtCCGCCTGCCGAAGCGGTCGACGGCAAACATGGACATGAACGTCGCGGCGGAGGAGATGACTACCAAGATGATGGTGGAGAGAAGCGACGCGCTCTCGCCCATGCCGATGCTGCGCAGCAGCACAGGCGCGtagaaaccaatggcgttgatCCCCGTAAGCTGTTACAGAGAAACAAGAACGACTTATTTTGAAGCCACATCACCAACAAAAAAATGTTTGCCTTTTGCACATTAACCACCTCACCTGCGTTAACGATGGTATCAAGATGGCCATGGCTAGCTGCGGGCGGTACCTCCGCTGCGACAAGATCAACCGCAAGCCGTTCTTGCCCTGCGCCATGGCGTTGGCTTCGACGATGTCGTCCAGCTCTTGGTCGACGGCTTCGATTCCTCTGATCTTTTGCAGCAACGCCCTGACCTTGTCACGGTCTTTGCCTTGTTGGACGAGGCTGTTCGGCGTCTCCGGCAGGAAGATGGCGCCGACGGTGAGCAACACGGCAGGGACGCCGGCCAGGCCCAAAGAGAGCCTCCAGCCCCAGCCTCCCGTGATCTTCTCGGCGCCGAAGTTGACGACCGTTGCAAGGAGAGCTCCAAGACATAGGCTGAACTGGAAGCCGTTGCTGAATGCTCCTCTGTAACGTGCCGGGGCCATTTCAGACAGGTACAGTGGCACTGCCTGCAAAATATTTAGAGAATTATTTTTCATGTCGATTTGATACGAACATGCATCAACATTGATTAATTTGCACAAGAtttatgtgtattttttttaatttttttccatgaCGTTAAAGACAAATTGCACATGCGCAAAAATCCACTGACCTGGTTGGCGAACCCCAGCCCAACGCCAAGCAGCGCCCTGCCGAGGATGGCCATGAACACGTTCACGGCACCGCCGCTGACCGCCGCGCCGGCAAGGTACGCGACCCCTCCGAGGATCATCGACGGCCGGCGCCCGCGCCCCGCCGTGATCCACGACGCGAGGAGCACCGCGGTGAGCAGGCCGGAGATGTAGAGCGAGGAGGTGAAGAGCGTCAGCAGCTGGCTGTCGAACTTGCAGTAGTTGCTgacgcgcgcgccgccgcccttcATCCGGCGGTACACGTCCGGGAAGAACTCCCGCAGGAACGGGTCCATCGACGACACGCCGCCCGCCGTCCCGATGTCGTAGCCGAAGATGGCGCCGCCCATGGCCGCGGTGACGCACGAGAGCGCCACGAACGCGGTGATCCGGCCGCCACCGTACCGCTGCGCCTCCTCGGCGCCGCCTACGAAGCCGACGGCCATGGTCGGGGAGCTATGAGCTCACGGCCTGTGACTGTGAGCACTGTGACCGAGCTCTCGTGCCTCGACAGTGAACTCTCGTGCTGGCTTGCTGATCTAATCGTTCCAAGATGCTCGCGGCGCGGTCAAGCTTGATGTGCCCTTGCTCTGGGGATTTGTCTGCGTGCGCGCCGCGGTGCAAATCTTCCACGGAAGTGCGTGACTTGGTTGCACAGATCAGTGATGCAGTGTATCAAGTAGCACGTGTTGGTGTCGTACTCCCGCAGCAGAAGGTACTGATGAGTAATCCAGACAAGGTACCACGTAAAGTCAAAGTTTAACAGTAGAAGAAATTTTCTCTAGTCTACTATGAGTGTGATTCCGGCGGCAGCGACAGCTTTGGAATTTGAAGTGCATGTATAGGGCCTGTTAATGTGAATTTTATTCATACTAACAAATTTATATGGAAACTTAAACTCccagtaaaaataaaaatattcttaTGGTATTTGCACAAAGAAGTAGTGCTCACGAAAGATAATTTAGCTAAACACAACTAGAAATGTAGTCAACAATGTTGCTTTTTAGTAATAATGAGACGATCTAACACCTATTTTTTTATAGCCATTTTGCTAAATTCATATGGATGATAGTACACATTGCTTTTGATTTAGCACCACAAAGTCTGTAGCACACTTGTTCGGGAGCTGACTATAGAACTTCAACTTAACTATGAGATTACAAATCTTATTTAGGACAAGTACGCTTTGTTGGGTAATATGGTTGAgtagaaataattttatgtttGGTAAGACAAAACCTAGCTCCTATATACAGGTTATCTTCAGGAGCACCCACTGGGCATGATACCGGTCTCTCCTTcagaaggagaaagagagggaagcGATGAAAACGGCATGCCACACCTGGGAAACGACTGttatggagaagaaaatggcaTGCCGCACCTTGAAAACGATTGTTATGGAGATCTTCGCCAAGCATGGGTGGATGTCTTGTAACAGGCTTTGTGCTTAAGTTTGATTGTCACCGAGTTTACTTTTAAAACTTCAGTCTATTTGTTGGTCCCTTATCCACAGTTATGGCTGGACTTTATAATAATGTATAGTTGAGTGCATAACTTATGCAGAGACTAGAATAaagatattcttttttttaatttttttaactttttaattAATACTCTAGAAATAAACTCTAACCCACTAAATTTTCAAATCTGGCCCTTTTAGCCACACGAAAGCTCATAGCATGGCCAAATCCTTGGCGTTAACAATTACATAGCGAATAGAGAAAACTTCACTAttctttaatatttgtaattttttcattcATTGCAAAAAGAAAGTAATCTTGGTAGTGAAATTTGGTGGGTATATAGATCATTTATACCTCTATCTCTACTAAAATTTTCAGAACTTTGAAATTTAGGTCTAGTCAATATGAATTTGCACCCGTTGAGCAATTTTTGAAATTTAGGTCTGTTGAGTAGTGAAAGTGGCAAGAagtaaagaatttaacaatgccACCTTATTGGTGGCCGACTCTACAGTGCCACCTTGACGGCTTCACTTCACTGCCAAAGTCCAAAATCGATAGTTATCTCTCCTATCGGAAGATTAGGACCAACACTTGCTAGGCGCTCAAACTGGTACAATTAAGTGTGATTTATCTTTAGCttcaaatttcatttttttgtAGAGATATAAATTGAAGAGTTCTATATATCAGTAAATTATCGACACATACTGAGTAAATTCAGAAAATTACACATATG from the Phragmites australis chromosome 19, lpPhrAust1.1, whole genome shotgun sequence genome contains:
- the LOC133900897 gene encoding hexose carrier protein HEX6-like, translated to MAVGFVGGAEEAQRYGGGRITAFVALSCVTAAMGGAIFGYDIGTAGGVSSMDPFLREFFPDVYRRMKGGGARVSNYCKFDSQLLTLFTSSLYISGLLTAVLLASWITAGRGRRPSMILGGVAYLAGAAVSGGAVNVFMAILGRALLGVGLGFANQAVPLYLSEMAPARYRGAFSNGFQFSLCLGALLATVVNFGAEKITGGWGWRLSLGLAGVPAVLLTVGAIFLPETPNSLVQQGKDRDKVRALLQKIRGIEAVDQELDDIVEANAMAQGKNGLRLILSQRRYRPQLAMAILIPSLTQLTGINAIGFYAPVLLRSIGMGESASLLSTIILVVISSAATFMSMFAVDRFGRRTLLLVGGVQMLVSEVLISAIMAAKLGDEGGLSKTYALILLVLIGVYSTGFGWSWGPLSWLVPSEIFPLEVRSAGQSVTVASGFVFTILIAQFFLPVLCQMKAWLFFFFAGWIAAMTAFVYLFLPETKGIPIEQIEKVWGEHWFWKRVIGADEAQASDKL